ATTTCTTTCCGAAGATCTCTTCCGTCCATTGAAGGGTAAAGATGCGAGAGGGCAATTTTTTTGGGATTGCTTTCCCGAAGAATCTCCGCTATGTCTGAAGGGGTCATGTGAACGGCCATCTTCTCTGAATCCGGAAGCGCGCATTCCGTAACGAATATGTCCGCCCCCGAAGCCACCTTGCGAAGTCCGGGGAAATAACCCGTGTCTCCCGTGTAGACGATTTTCTTTCCGCCGCAGCGTACAACATAGCCAATGCTGTTTTCAGTGTGAACGGTTTTGAATGTCTTTATCTCAAGGTCGCCGATTTTCTGTTTCTTTTTTCTTATCTCATGGATTTCCACGAGCTCTGGCCTTACCCACTCCCTGTAGGGAGTTCGCAGCTTTTCGAGAAATTCCGAGAACCCATCCGGCCCCCATATTCCAAGCGTTTTTTCTCTTTTTTTCCCGTAAGGATGCCTAGTAGCGAAAAGAAGAGGGATCAGGTCGGAGGTGTGATCGGGGTGAAAATGCGTTATGAAAACATTGTCGATCCCAAGGTAGTCGACCCCTATTTTCTCAAGCTTCCATACCACGCCGTTTCCACAGTCAAAGAGGGCAGAACCGGTATCGGTGCCGAGAAGATATCCGGAAGAACCCCTTTTCTCATGGGGCACGCAGGTGCCTGAACCCAAAACGGTAAGTTTTACCATCTGACTTGATATAATCCCGTCTCCATTCCATAATCTTACTCGCGGAGCGGTCTGGATGAAAAGCATTATAACACTGACAACCGATTTCGGGTCAAAGGATCATTACGTGGGGGCGATGAAAGGGGTTATGCTCTCCGTAAATGAAAATGTCCACCCGGTCGACATAACCCACTGCATTGAGTCTCATGATGTCCGAGCTGCGTCTTTTGTTGTAGGTAACTCATACCGCTATTTCCCGAAAAATACCGTGCATCTGGTCGTGGTAGACCCGGGAGTCGGAAGCAGACGAAGGCCTATAGCGCTTTTCGCCGACGGTCATTTTTTTGTGGGACCTGATAACGGCGTTTTCAGCTCGGTTATTCATTGTTGCGAAGATTTCAGCGCCCGCGAAATAAAAAACCGCGACTATTTCCTGAAAGAGATAAGCTCGACTTTTCACGGGAGGGATATATTTTCCCCTGTCGCTGCGCATCTTTCACTTGGCGTTTCGTTCTCGGAGATCGGGCCGCAAATCCATGACCCCGAAATCCTTCCCTGCGACGGATACTCGGTAAACGGGGCTGAGATCCGCGGAACCGTCGTTTACACTGACAAGTTCGGGAATCTTATAACCAGCATACCGACGGAGGCTGTCAGTGACGGGGCTCGGGCCGTGGTAACAGTTGGAGAGAAGCAGGTCACGGGAATCTCGGAATCGTACTCTTCCGTGGAACCCGGTGAAATCGTTGTTGTCGGGGGAAGCGGGGGATATATAGAAATATCGGTTAACCAGGGGCGCGCGTGCGATGTTTTCGGCGAAGCCCCGCCGGAAGTCATTATTGTTGAGGAGAGCAGCTGAGAGAAATTCATGGAACCCGCGGAAGAAAAAACCGTAACGGAAATCCCTCGGGAATTTGCCGGGCAAAGAGCCGACGTGTTTCTCTCGGGCTTCCTTAGGGAGCTTAGCCGCTCGAGCATAAAAAAGCACATAGAGCTCGGAAACATACTTATTGACCGCAAAACGTTTAAGCCTTCCAGGATAATAAATGGCGGGGAGAGCCTGAGCGTTAACATTCCTCCTCCTGAGCCCTGCGGCATCAAGGGAGAGGAGATCGATGTCGAGATTGTTTACGAGGACCGTGACGTAATCGTCGTTAACAAACCCGCCGGTATGGTGGTTCACCCGGGGGCGGGAGTGACGAGCGGCACGCTTGTGAACGCTCTTGTTTATATGTGCGAGGACCTTTCGGGAATAGGAGGTGAGATGCGCCCGGGGATAGTGCATCGCCTCGACAAGGAAACCTCCGGGGTCATGGTTGTTGCTAAAAACGATCGGGCGCACAAAAGTCTTTCCGAGCAGTTCAAGACCAGGGAGACGGAAAAGGAATACGTGGCTATTGTTTCCGGGGAAATGAAAAAAAATTCAGGGTTTTTTGTCTCCCCAATAGGAAGAAGTCCCTCGAACAGGATAAAAATGACCTCTTTTTCCAGAGTTGGGAGAGATGCCGAGACCCGCTGGGAGGTAATCGAAAGGCTGGACGGGGCAACTCTTGTGAGTATCTGGCCGAAGACCGGGAGAACTCACCAGATAAGGGTTCATTTTTCTGAAAACGGGTTTCCGGTGTTTGCCGATAAAGTTTACGGAGGCAAAAAAAACCGCCCGAAAAATTCAAGGATCCTGGGAGCGTTGATAAAGAGGCACGCTCTTCACGCAAAAAGCCTCGGCTTTACCCATCCTGCGACCGGAAAGCGGATTGAGTTTTCGGCGGAAATCCCCGAGGATATGGTTTCAGTGATCGATTTTCTAAGGAGGCAGAGCGGATGAGGGTTTTTCGTTCGGCCCTGCTTGAGAAGTGTAGCGGCGTTATCCACGGTTTCGTTCATGATCCCGGAGGGCCGGATATTCTCAGAATCGCTTCCGCTTACGGGCTTGAGGATATCATTACCGTGAACCAGGTTCATGGCAGCACTGTCTTTTTCGTCGACAATGCCGCGGGAGAGAAATCTGTTGAAGCCGATTCGATCGTTACGCGGCAAAAAGGCGCGGGTGTCGGGGTCATCACGGCCGACTGCGTTCCCGTTCTTGTCTGCTTTCCCGATTCCGGTTGCGTCTGCGCCGTCCACGCGGGATGGCGCGGAACCTCTCTGCGGGCGGTAAGGGAATGTATTGGGGCCGTTTGCGAACAATACTCTTTGAAACCGCAGGACGCCGTGGCCGTAATAGGTCCGGCCATATGGGGATGCTGCTACGAAGTTCGGGACGACGTGGCGTCACGTTTCGTTTCAAGGTTCAGCGGAGAAGGGGACTGGCTTTTGGAAAAAGGCGACGGGAAGTTTCTTCTTGATCTTGTGGAGATTAACAGAATAGAACTTTGTGACGCGGGGGTTCAGCAAGTCGAGATAATGAATCTGTGCACTTGCTGTCAGGGCCTTCCCTCATACAGAAGAGACGGTTCCGGCACGGACAAAATGATCAGTTTTTTAGGGATATCTTCTTAGGTTGTTTTTTCCTTTCCGGTGCAGTTCAGCAGGTTTTTTTCTCTTTTTCAACACAGCGGCGCTGCTTGACACCGGAACGGAAACGGCGCTTCGGCGGACCCTCAGTTTTTCGTCTCCCGATACAGAGTTTCCGCGCGAAGTTTCAATCCCGCTCCTGCCATCGCCAGACCCGCACCGCAAACAATACAGGAGGTACAGTCGTTACATCACAAACGCCTCATTATTTGCAAAAACTTATCAAGAATGGTTTTCTTAATAACGTGCTTTCAAGTTTGAAACGCAACAGGTGGATTATGCCGGAGCAGGCGTCGAGTTATAGAGGCAGTCACCATAGAGAACGCACCTATCCGCCGCCTTTTCCTGACGGTTGGTACAGGATAGCGGCCTCCGGGGAAATCAAGCCCGGAGAGATAAGGCATGTTCAGTGCTTGGGGGAGCAAATCGCTGTTTTTCGCAGTCAGGAATCTGGCCGGATTGCGGCCCTGGACGCATTCTGCCCACACATGGGTGCAAACCTGGCTTATGGAGAAGTCAAGGGTGACCGGCTGGAATGTCCTTTCCACGGCTGGCAGCTGGATGGAGACGGAAGAATTTGCCAGCCCCGTCTCTCCGAAGACCAGCCTTTCGTTCAAAGGCGCTGGGAAGCGATCGACTACTACGGCATGATTCTGATTTATCACTCCTCACAGGGCAAGCCTGCACCTTATCATCTGCCGCAACAGCAAGCAATCGATGAGGGACAGCTGGTTTATCGAGGCAAGTACGACGCGGGCGAAGTAGAAATGCACATTATCGAGTTTGTCGAGAACAGCGTCGACTTCAGTCATTTTTATCACATACATGGAACCATGCGCTTGCCCTGGACCAGAGTAAGACTGCCCTGGATAAGAATTCGGCACGACCCCAGCTGGTTCCTTGATGACACGCTTGAGCACATCGCCTATTTCAGAAACGAGGCAACGCTTGAGATAAGAGGGCGGGTTTACGAGAGTACGGGAGCCCTGGCACTGATCACTTTTCTCGGTCCCGGTAGTGTTGTAAAGTTCGAATTTGATATTCCGAGAATCGGTAAAATAATGATGTTCCAGACGCATACTCCCGTTGAAGCGATGAAGCAACAGGTGAACTTCCGCTGGTTCGCCTCCCGAGGTGTCCCGGGAATACTTGCTTCCAGTACCCTTCTGAAAGCTTAAATCAAGCGAAAAAATTTAAAATCGAGTTTG
The nucleotide sequence above comes from Candidatus Dadabacteria bacterium. Encoded proteins:
- the pgeF gene encoding peptidoglycan editing factor PgeF, encoding MRVFRSALLEKCSGVIHGFVHDPGGPDILRIASAYGLEDIITVNQVHGSTVFFVDNAAGEKSVEADSIVTRQKGAGVGVITADCVPVLVCFPDSGCVCAVHAGWRGTSLRAVRECIGAVCEQYSLKPQDAVAVIGPAIWGCCYEVRDDVASRFVSRFSGEGDWLLEKGDGKFLLDLVEINRIELCDAGVQQVEIMNLCTCCQGLPSYRRDGSGTDKMISFLGISS
- a CDS encoding Rieske 2Fe-2S domain-containing protein, producing MPEQASSYRGSHHRERTYPPPFPDGWYRIAASGEIKPGEIRHVQCLGEQIAVFRSQESGRIAALDAFCPHMGANLAYGEVKGDRLECPFHGWQLDGDGRICQPRLSEDQPFVQRRWEAIDYYGMILIYHSSQGKPAPYHLPQQQAIDEGQLVYRGKYDAGEVEMHIIEFVENSVDFSHFYHIHGTMRLPWTRVRLPWIRIRHDPSWFLDDTLEHIAYFRNEATLEIRGRVYESTGALALITFLGPGSVVKFEFDIPRIGKIMMFQTHTPVEAMKQQVNFRWFASRGVPGILASSTLLKA
- a CDS encoding RluA family pseudouridine synthase, which encodes MEPAEEKTVTEIPREFAGQRADVFLSGFLRELSRSSIKKHIELGNILIDRKTFKPSRIINGGESLSVNIPPPEPCGIKGEEIDVEIVYEDRDVIVVNKPAGMVVHPGAGVTSGTLVNALVYMCEDLSGIGGEMRPGIVHRLDKETSGVMVVAKNDRAHKSLSEQFKTRETEKEYVAIVSGEMKKNSGFFVSPIGRSPSNRIKMTSFSRVGRDAETRWEVIERLDGATLVSIWPKTGRTHQIRVHFSENGFPVFADKVYGGKKNRPKNSRILGALIKRHALHAKSLGFTHPATGKRIEFSAEIPEDMVSVIDFLRRQSG
- a CDS encoding SAM-dependent chlorinase/fluorinase, which codes for MKSIITLTTDFGSKDHYVGAMKGVMLSVNENVHPVDITHCIESHDVRAASFVVGNSYRYFPKNTVHLVVVDPGVGSRRRPIALFADGHFFVGPDNGVFSSVIHCCEDFSAREIKNRDYFLKEISSTFHGRDIFSPVAAHLSLGVSFSEIGPQIHDPEILPCDGYSVNGAEIRGTVVYTDKFGNLITSIPTEAVSDGARAVVTVGEKQVTGISESYSSVEPGEIVVVGGSGGYIEISVNQGRACDVFGEAPPEVIIVEESS
- a CDS encoding MBL fold metallo-hydrolase, which produces MLFIQTAPRVRLWNGDGIISSQMVKLTVLGSGTCVPHEKRGSSGYLLGTDTGSALFDCGNGVVWKLEKIGVDYLGIDNVFITHFHPDHTSDLIPLLFATRHPYGKKREKTLGIWGPDGFSEFLEKLRTPYREWVRPELVEIHEIRKKKQKIGDLEIKTFKTVHTENSIGYVVRCGGKKIVYTGDTGYFPGLRKVASGADIFVTECALPDSEKMAVHMTPSDIAEILRESNPKKIALSHLYPSMDGRDLRKEIEALSGNRETEIIVAEDFMEIVA